Proteins from one Cicer arietinum cultivar CDC Frontier isolate Library 1 chromosome 3, Cicar.CDCFrontier_v2.0, whole genome shotgun sequence genomic window:
- the LOC101513133 gene encoding uncharacterized protein: MGCGSSKRIDATAPLVYQPPPTSFAVFDINAIEEPWLKHLNNNNNNNNNNISQDKPSLPPPILQILDATEKSPQSWDEVSKTLQHLKPTVQPPPTQSPPPLQSPQQQPQPQPPRKVASFHTLEELDSKLTPIKGQSPESTNEVVVNGVKEEENRLMKTMKPSLSSKLKDNIFIVKDRLEKQKEERESNLERLRRDPLSNYPEKCPPGGNDAVVIYTTSLGGVRKTFDDCNRARDLLENQRVIFDERDVALHGEFLKEVKELLLTEEEIELGNGVVLPRVFVKGRYLGGLKELVELNETGRLGRILNATRVERGVGRQGCGGCGGVRFVPCLDCGGSCKMVLNNTHQVQRCLKCNENGLVHCPACL, from the coding sequence ATGGGCTGTGGTTCCTCTAAACGTATCGACGCAACCGCACCCCTCGTTTACCAACCACCACCGACGAGTTTCGCTGTTTTCGATATCAACGCCATCGAAGAGCCGTGGCTAAAAcatctcaacaacaacaacaacaacaataacaacaacatatCTCAAGATAAACCTTCACTCCCTCCTCCTATTCTTCAAATTCTCGATGCCACTGAAAAATCTCCCCAATCTTGGGATGAAGTTAGCAAAACACTCCAACACCTCAAACCAACAGTTCAACCACCACCAACACAATCACCACCGCCACTACAGtcaccacaacaacaacctcaacctcaacctCCTCGCAAGGTTGCTTCGTTCCACACACTCGAAGAGTTAGATTCAAAATTAACCCCAATCAAAGGGCAATCACCAGAATCGACGAACGAAGTTGTTGTTAATGGCGTTAAAGAAGAAGAGAATCGATTGATGAAAACAATGAAACCTTCGTTGTCTTCGAAATTGAAGGACAACATATTCATAGTGAAAGACAGATTGGAAAAGCAAAAAGAAGAGAGAGAATCGAATTTGGAGAGGCTAAGGAGGGACCCACTAAGTAACTACCCAGAAAAATGTCCACCTGGCGGAAACGACGCCGTAGTGATATACACAACGTCGTTAGGAGGAGTTAGAAAAACGTTCGATGATTGCAACAGAGCGAGAGATTTATTGGAAAACCAGAGAGTAATATTCGACGAGCGTGACGTGGCACTTCACGGAGAGTTTTTAAAAGAGGTTAAAGAGTTGTTATTAACGGAAGAGGAAATAGAATTAGGGAATGGGGTAGTGTTACCGAGGGTATTTGTGAAGGGGAGGTATTTGGGTGGGTTGAAGGAGTTGGTTGAGTTGAATGAAACGGGTAGACTAGGGAGGATATTGAATGCGACACGTGTGGAGAGAGGGGTTGGGAGACAAGGGTGTGGTGGGTGTGGTGGTGTTAGATTTGTTCCTTGTTTGGATTGTGGTGGTAGCTGCAAAATGGTGCTTAATAATACTCATCAAGTGCAGAGGTGCCTCAAGTGTAATGAGAATGGCTTAGTCCATTGCCCTGCTTGTCTTTGA